A window from Thunnus albacares chromosome 19, fThuAlb1.1, whole genome shotgun sequence encodes these proteins:
- the syngap1a gene encoding ras/Rap GTPase-activating protein SynGAP isoform X3, giving the protein METPPNATPQPFRQPSFLNRRLKGSIKRAKSQPKLDRTSSFRQMILPRFRSADQERTRLMQSFKESHSHESLLSPSSAAEALDLVLDEEAIIKPVHSSILGQEYCFEVTTNSGTKCFACRSASERDKWIENLQRAVKPNKDNSRRVDNVLKLWIIEARDLPAKKRYYCELCLDDMLYARTTSKPRTDTVFWGEHFEFNNLPTIRSLRLHLYKETDKKRRKEKSTYLGLVSIPISSITGRQFVEQWYPVIQSSVLAKSGGVGSTKVINASLRVKSRYQTMNILPMELYKEFAEYITNNYRTLCAVLEPLLSVKSKEEVAFALVHILQSTGKTKEFLSDMAMCEVDRFMDREHLIFRENTLATKAVEEYLKLIGHRYLKEAIGDFIRALYESEENCEVDPMRVPPSVLADHQANLRMCCELLLCKIINSLCIFPRELKEVFASWRARCAERGREDLADSLISSSLFLRFMCPAIMSPSLFNLMQEYPAERTSRTLTLIAKVMQNLASFSKFGPKEEYMYFMNEFLEMEWGSMQQFLYEISNMDTGGNAGGFEGYIDLGRELSMLHSLLWEVMGQLSKDAILKLGPLPRLLNDISVALRNPQLHMPTNHQPDRPKDRLFSRPSFNRLMSSDFQSLMMRDLNSSIDISRLPSPTTGVSAVESLSSNLNMRRHAERDLRSSREVFYVTRPPLARSSPAYCTSSSDITEPDPKVHSVNKSVSMMDLQDSRMNSISNLNSVGDMLTSSQASIAGLGHSFGNLGGPLRMGGHMPTGSAGSGLRLSQMGHIGGPTESISQQQQQAAAAMHFPLSFQNPLFHLAAQNSPAQAQPPPPPLLLAPEPENGHHDYAPAFGNSAFSRSEDLSALRSQSSLVQPSIVHSHSYSDDFTRQNQSNDFAWHQLSLQVQESLQQQHLMGVTSQTATGTGTPASLATPPTTVHPVRQTSIAPQQHLKSQRSINTSATATPPKVRPQSRNLLLESSETNFSGSQPKSRQTQQPPQQQQQQQQQQQQQQQTQQQQQETQLSVTDSPAPGLPYQTSSAKENQGPSAAAEESTDTPTKSTKKPQSSQLQPPQQHLLKPVVNKQGSQSTLNTPGANERTVAWVSNMPHLSADIESLRPDREGQLKEYSKSMDESRLERVREYEEEIHSLKERLKMSHRKLEEYEQRLMSQEQQTSKILQQYQCRLEDSERRLKQQQMEKDSQIKGIINRLMAVEDELRGGAIPDIKPRILTDQSINQGYGHPGS; this is encoded by the exons ATGGAAACCCCTCCGAATGCCACCCCGCAGCCCTTCAGACAGCCG AGTTTCCTCAATCGGCGTTTGAAGGGCTCCATCAAGAGGGCCAAAAGTCAGCCCAAACTGGACCGGACGAGCAGCTTCAGACAGATGATTTTACCCCGTTTTCGTAGTGCTGACCAAGAGAG GACGCGCTTGATGCAGAGTTTCAAAGAATCCCACTCCCACGAGTCCCTACTTTCTCCCAGCAGTGCTGCAGAAGCTTTGGACCTAGTTTTGGATGAAGAGGCCATAATCAAACCTGTCCATTCTAGCATTTTAGGGCAAGAGTACTGCTTTGAG GTGACCACCAATTCAGGGACAAAATGTTTTGCCTGCCGATCAGCgtcagagagagacaaatgGATTGAAAATCTGCAACGAGCTGTCAAACCTAACAAG GATAACAGCAGACGGGTGGACAATGTGCTCAAGTTGTGGATCATTGAAGCTCGAGACCTCCCAGCTAAGAAACGCTATTATTGTGAGCTGTGCCTGGATGACATGCTGTATGCCCGCACCACCAGCAAACCCCGGACCGACACCGTCTTCTGGGGCGAGCATTTTGAATTTAACAATTTGCCTACCATTCGTAGCCTTCGTTTACACCTCTACaaggaaacagacaaaaaaagacgCAAG GAAAAAAGCACATACCTTGGCCTTGTCAGCATCCCCATCTCTAGCATCACGGGCCGGCAGTTTGTCGAGCAGTGGTACCCAGTGATACAGTCCAGTGTTTTGGCTAAAAGCGGAGGTGTTGGAAGCACCAAAGTCATCAACGCCTCACTTCGCGTCAAGTCTCGCTACCAGACAATGAACATCCTCCCGATGGAGCTGTACAAGGAATTTGCTGAGTACATTACCAACAACTACCGAACACTGTGCGCAGTTCTGGAGCCGCTGTTAAGTGTGAAAAGCAAAGAAGAGGTGGCTTTTGCTCTGGTGCACATCCTTCAAAGCACAGGGAAAACCAAG GAGTTCCTGTCTGACATGGCGATGTGTGAGGTGGATCGATTCATGGACCGTGAGCACTTGATTTTTCGGGAGAACACGCTCGCTACAAAGGCTGTGGAGGAGTACCTCAAACTGATTGGTCACAGATACCTCAAGGAGGCTATAG GTGACTTCATTCGAGCCTTATATGAGTCTGAGGAGAACTGTGAGGTGGACCCCATGCGTGTGCCGCCATCAGTCCTCGCTGACCATCAAGCTAACCTTCGCATGTGCTGCGAGCTGTTACTCTGCAAGATTATCAACTCTCTCTG CATTTTTCCCCGGGAGCTGAAGGAAGTTTTTGCCTCATGGAGAGCCAGATGTGCTGAGCGTGGAAGAGAAGATCTCGCTGACAGTCTCATCAGTTCCTCCCTGTTTCTTCGCTTCATGTGCCCAGCCATCATGTCCCCCTCCCTCTTCAACCTAATGCAGGAGTACCCGGCCGAACGCACTTCCcgcacactcacactcatagCCAAGGTGATGCAGAACCTGGCCAGTTTCAGCAA GTTTGGACCCAAGGAAgaatacatgtattttatgAACGAGTTCTTGGAGATGGAGTGGGGATCCATGCAGCAGTTTCTCTATGAGATTTCCAACATGGACACTGGAGGAAACGCTGGAGGCTTTGAGGGCTACATCGACCTTGGCAGAGAATTGTCCATGCTTCACAGCTTACTGTGGGAAGTCATGGGACAGCTTAGCAAG GACGCTATTCTCAAACTCGGACCCTTACCACGGCTGCTGAATGACATCAGTGTCGCCCTGAGGAATCCGCAGCTCCACATGCCTACAAATCACCAGCCAGATCGACCGAAGGACAGACTCTTCTCCCGGCCATCTTTCAATCGTCTCATGTCCTCCGACTTCCAAAGCCTTATGATGCGCGACTTAAACAG TTCGATAGACATCTCTCGCCTACCGTCCCCTACGACTGGAGTATCAGCCGTAGAATCCCTCTCATCCAACCTGAACATGAGGCGTCATGCAGAACGAGACCTCCGCTCATCCCGGGAAGTGTTCTACGTGACCCGTCCACCGCTGGCTCGATCCAGCCCCGCATACTGCACTAGCAGCTCAGACATCACCGAACCTGATCCAAAG gTCCACAGTGTGAATAAAAGTGTGTCCATGATGGATCTGCAGGACTCCCGCATGAACAGCATTTCCAACCTAAACTCTGTGGGAGACATGCTCACTTCCTCTCAAGCCTCCATTGCTGGCCTGGGCCACAGCTTCGGGAACCTCGGCGGTCCTCTTCGTATGGGAGGGCATATGCCCACAGGCTCAGCGGGCTCCGGTTTGAGGCTGAGCCAGATGGGCCACATAGGGGGGCCCACCGAATCCATCtctcaacagcagcagcaggcagcagcgGCCATGCACTTCCCCCTGTCTTTCCAGAACCCGCTATTCCATCTGGCTGCCCAGAACTCCCCAGCTCAGGCTCagcctcctccccctcctctcctcctcgcCCCCGAGCCTGAGAACGGCCACCATGACTATGCACCCGCCTTTGGCAACAGTGCTTTCTCCCGCAGTGAGGACTTGTCCGCCCTGCGGTCACAGAGCAGTCTGGTGCAGCCCAGCATTGTCCACTCACACAGTTACAGTGATGATTTCACCCGGCAGAATCAGAGCAATGACTTCGCCTGGCACCAGCTGTCTCTGCAAGTGCAG gagtctctccagcagcagcacctgATGGGAGTCACCTCTCAGACAGCAACTGGTACGGGCACCCCCGCCTCTTTGGCCACACCTCCCACTACTGTTCATCCTGTCCGTCAGACATCCATAGCCCCACAACAGCACCTCAAGTCACAGCGGTCCATTAACACTTCAGCCACTGCCACACCTCCAAAAGTACGCCCGCAGAGCAGGAACCTCCTCCTCGAGTCTTCGGAGACAAACTTCAGCGGCAGTCAGCCGAAGTCACGCCAAACTCAGCAGCCACcgcaacagcaacaacaacaacagcagcagcagcaacagcaacagcagacgcagcagcaacaacaggaGACGCAGCTGTCTGTGACAGACAGTCCGGCTCCCGGGCTCCCGTACCAGACAAGCTCCGCCAAAGAGAACCAGGGCCCGTCAGCAGCCGCGGAGGAGTCAACAGACACGCCAACAAAAAGCACCAAGAAGCCTCAATCGTCACAACTGCAGCCTCCACAGCAGCACCTGCTCAAGCCAGTTGTCAATAAACAG GGTTCTCAGTCGACATTGAACACCCCTGGCGCCAATGAACGAACAGTCGCCTGGGTGTCCAACATGCCACATCTCTCCGCTGACATTGAGAGCCTGCGGCCGGACCGTGAGGGTCAGCTGAAAGAATACTCCAAGAGCATGGATGAGTCACGGCTAGAGAGG GTAAGAGAGTatgaagaagaaatacattCCTTGAAGGAGCGGCTGAAGATGTCTCATCGCAAGCTTGAAGAATACGAGCAGAGACTTATGTCGCAGGAACAGCAGACAAGCAAGATCCTGCAGCAGTATCAGTGCCGCCTGGAAGACAGCGAGCGCCGCCTGAAGCAGCAGCAAATGGAGAAGGACTCTCAAATCAAAGGCATCATCAACAG ACTCATGGCTGTGGAAGATGAGCTGAGAGGGGGTGCCATTCCTGATATTAAGCCTCGAATCCTCACAGACCAG
- the syngap1a gene encoding ras/Rap GTPase-activating protein SynGAP isoform X2, with protein MDTSSKTWLPHQSQFGLVGQAEVCCGGGTGVLTPNQSRRASFASARQSSMETPPNATPQPFRQPSFLNRRLKGSIKRAKSQPKLDRTSSFRQMILPRFRSADQERTRLMQSFKESHSHESLLSPSSAAEALDLVLDEEAIIKPVHSSILGQEYCFEVTTNSGTKCFACRSASERDKWIENLQRAVKPNKDNSRRVDNVLKLWIIEARDLPAKKRYYCELCLDDMLYARTTSKPRTDTVFWGEHFEFNNLPTIRSLRLHLYKETDKKRRKEKSTYLGLVSIPISSITGRQFVEQWYPVIQSSVLAKSGGVGSTKVINASLRVKSRYQTMNILPMELYKEFAEYITNNYRTLCAVLEPLLSVKSKEEVAFALVHILQSTGKTKEFLSDMAMCEVDRFMDREHLIFRENTLATKAVEEYLKLIGHRYLKEAIGDFIRALYESEENCEVDPMRVPPSVLADHQANLRMCCELLLCKIINSLCIFPRELKEVFASWRARCAERGREDLADSLISSSLFLRFMCPAIMSPSLFNLMQEYPAERTSRTLTLIAKVMQNLASFSKFGPKEEYMYFMNEFLEMEWGSMQQFLYEISNMDTGGNAGGFEGYIDLGRELSMLHSLLWEVMGQLSKDAILKLGPLPRLLNDISVALRNPQLHMPTNHQPDRPKDRLFSRPSFNRLMSSDFQSLMMRDLNSSIDISRLPSPTTGVSAVESLSSNLNMRRHAERDLRSSREVFYVTRPPLARSSPAYCTSSSDITEPDPKVHSVNKSVSMMDLQDSRMNSISNLNSVGDMLTSSQASIAGLGHSFGNLGGPLRMGGHMPTGSAGSGLRLSQMGHIGGPTESISQQQQQAAAAMHFPLSFQNPLFHLAAQNSPAQAQPPPPPLLLAPEPENGHHDYAPAFGNSAFSRSEDLSALRSQSSLVQPSIVHSHSYSDDFTRQNQSNDFAWHQLSLQVQESLQQQHLMGVTSQTATGTGTPASLATPPTTVHPVRQTSIAPQQHLKSQRSINTSATATPPKVRPQSRNLLLESSETNFSGSQPKSRQTQQPPQQQQQQQQQQQQQQQTQQQQQETQLSVTDSPAPGLPYQTSSAKENQGPSAAAEESTDTPTKSTKKPQSSQLQPPQQHLLKPVVNKQGSQSTLNTPGANERTVAWVSNMPHLSADIESLRPDREGQLKEYSKSMDESRLERVREYEEEIHSLKERLKMSHRKLEEYEQRLMSQEQQTSKILQQYQCRLEDSERRLKQQQMEKDSQIKGIINSLSTRAMATQDPDCQFQSDQSS; from the exons ACCAATCTCGCAGGGCAAGTTTTGCCTCTGCAAGACAGTCAAGCATGGAAACCCCTCCGAATGCCACCCCGCAGCCCTTCAGACAGCCG AGTTTCCTCAATCGGCGTTTGAAGGGCTCCATCAAGAGGGCCAAAAGTCAGCCCAAACTGGACCGGACGAGCAGCTTCAGACAGATGATTTTACCCCGTTTTCGTAGTGCTGACCAAGAGAG GACGCGCTTGATGCAGAGTTTCAAAGAATCCCACTCCCACGAGTCCCTACTTTCTCCCAGCAGTGCTGCAGAAGCTTTGGACCTAGTTTTGGATGAAGAGGCCATAATCAAACCTGTCCATTCTAGCATTTTAGGGCAAGAGTACTGCTTTGAG GTGACCACCAATTCAGGGACAAAATGTTTTGCCTGCCGATCAGCgtcagagagagacaaatgGATTGAAAATCTGCAACGAGCTGTCAAACCTAACAAG GATAACAGCAGACGGGTGGACAATGTGCTCAAGTTGTGGATCATTGAAGCTCGAGACCTCCCAGCTAAGAAACGCTATTATTGTGAGCTGTGCCTGGATGACATGCTGTATGCCCGCACCACCAGCAAACCCCGGACCGACACCGTCTTCTGGGGCGAGCATTTTGAATTTAACAATTTGCCTACCATTCGTAGCCTTCGTTTACACCTCTACaaggaaacagacaaaaaaagacgCAAG GAAAAAAGCACATACCTTGGCCTTGTCAGCATCCCCATCTCTAGCATCACGGGCCGGCAGTTTGTCGAGCAGTGGTACCCAGTGATACAGTCCAGTGTTTTGGCTAAAAGCGGAGGTGTTGGAAGCACCAAAGTCATCAACGCCTCACTTCGCGTCAAGTCTCGCTACCAGACAATGAACATCCTCCCGATGGAGCTGTACAAGGAATTTGCTGAGTACATTACCAACAACTACCGAACACTGTGCGCAGTTCTGGAGCCGCTGTTAAGTGTGAAAAGCAAAGAAGAGGTGGCTTTTGCTCTGGTGCACATCCTTCAAAGCACAGGGAAAACCAAG GAGTTCCTGTCTGACATGGCGATGTGTGAGGTGGATCGATTCATGGACCGTGAGCACTTGATTTTTCGGGAGAACACGCTCGCTACAAAGGCTGTGGAGGAGTACCTCAAACTGATTGGTCACAGATACCTCAAGGAGGCTATAG GTGACTTCATTCGAGCCTTATATGAGTCTGAGGAGAACTGTGAGGTGGACCCCATGCGTGTGCCGCCATCAGTCCTCGCTGACCATCAAGCTAACCTTCGCATGTGCTGCGAGCTGTTACTCTGCAAGATTATCAACTCTCTCTG CATTTTTCCCCGGGAGCTGAAGGAAGTTTTTGCCTCATGGAGAGCCAGATGTGCTGAGCGTGGAAGAGAAGATCTCGCTGACAGTCTCATCAGTTCCTCCCTGTTTCTTCGCTTCATGTGCCCAGCCATCATGTCCCCCTCCCTCTTCAACCTAATGCAGGAGTACCCGGCCGAACGCACTTCCcgcacactcacactcatagCCAAGGTGATGCAGAACCTGGCCAGTTTCAGCAA GTTTGGACCCAAGGAAgaatacatgtattttatgAACGAGTTCTTGGAGATGGAGTGGGGATCCATGCAGCAGTTTCTCTATGAGATTTCCAACATGGACACTGGAGGAAACGCTGGAGGCTTTGAGGGCTACATCGACCTTGGCAGAGAATTGTCCATGCTTCACAGCTTACTGTGGGAAGTCATGGGACAGCTTAGCAAG GACGCTATTCTCAAACTCGGACCCTTACCACGGCTGCTGAATGACATCAGTGTCGCCCTGAGGAATCCGCAGCTCCACATGCCTACAAATCACCAGCCAGATCGACCGAAGGACAGACTCTTCTCCCGGCCATCTTTCAATCGTCTCATGTCCTCCGACTTCCAAAGCCTTATGATGCGCGACTTAAACAG TTCGATAGACATCTCTCGCCTACCGTCCCCTACGACTGGAGTATCAGCCGTAGAATCCCTCTCATCCAACCTGAACATGAGGCGTCATGCAGAACGAGACCTCCGCTCATCCCGGGAAGTGTTCTACGTGACCCGTCCACCGCTGGCTCGATCCAGCCCCGCATACTGCACTAGCAGCTCAGACATCACCGAACCTGATCCAAAG gTCCACAGTGTGAATAAAAGTGTGTCCATGATGGATCTGCAGGACTCCCGCATGAACAGCATTTCCAACCTAAACTCTGTGGGAGACATGCTCACTTCCTCTCAAGCCTCCATTGCTGGCCTGGGCCACAGCTTCGGGAACCTCGGCGGTCCTCTTCGTATGGGAGGGCATATGCCCACAGGCTCAGCGGGCTCCGGTTTGAGGCTGAGCCAGATGGGCCACATAGGGGGGCCCACCGAATCCATCtctcaacagcagcagcaggcagcagcgGCCATGCACTTCCCCCTGTCTTTCCAGAACCCGCTATTCCATCTGGCTGCCCAGAACTCCCCAGCTCAGGCTCagcctcctccccctcctctcctcctcgcCCCCGAGCCTGAGAACGGCCACCATGACTATGCACCCGCCTTTGGCAACAGTGCTTTCTCCCGCAGTGAGGACTTGTCCGCCCTGCGGTCACAGAGCAGTCTGGTGCAGCCCAGCATTGTCCACTCACACAGTTACAGTGATGATTTCACCCGGCAGAATCAGAGCAATGACTTCGCCTGGCACCAGCTGTCTCTGCAAGTGCAG gagtctctccagcagcagcacctgATGGGAGTCACCTCTCAGACAGCAACTGGTACGGGCACCCCCGCCTCTTTGGCCACACCTCCCACTACTGTTCATCCTGTCCGTCAGACATCCATAGCCCCACAACAGCACCTCAAGTCACAGCGGTCCATTAACACTTCAGCCACTGCCACACCTCCAAAAGTACGCCCGCAGAGCAGGAACCTCCTCCTCGAGTCTTCGGAGACAAACTTCAGCGGCAGTCAGCCGAAGTCACGCCAAACTCAGCAGCCACcgcaacagcaacaacaacaacagcagcagcagcaacagcaacagcagacgcagcagcaacaacaggaGACGCAGCTGTCTGTGACAGACAGTCCGGCTCCCGGGCTCCCGTACCAGACAAGCTCCGCCAAAGAGAACCAGGGCCCGTCAGCAGCCGCGGAGGAGTCAACAGACACGCCAACAAAAAGCACCAAGAAGCCTCAATCGTCACAACTGCAGCCTCCACAGCAGCACCTGCTCAAGCCAGTTGTCAATAAACAG GGTTCTCAGTCGACATTGAACACCCCTGGCGCCAATGAACGAACAGTCGCCTGGGTGTCCAACATGCCACATCTCTCCGCTGACATTGAGAGCCTGCGGCCGGACCGTGAGGGTCAGCTGAAAGAATACTCCAAGAGCATGGATGAGTCACGGCTAGAGAGG GTAAGAGAGTatgaagaagaaatacattCCTTGAAGGAGCGGCTGAAGATGTCTCATCGCAAGCTTGAAGAATACGAGCAGAGACTTATGTCGCAGGAACAGCAGACAAGCAAGATCCTGCAGCAGTATCAGTGCCGCCTGGAAGACAGCGAGCGCCGCCTGAAGCAGCAGCAAATGGAGAAGGACTCTCAAATCAAAGGCATCATCAACAG
- the syngap1a gene encoding ras/Rap GTPase-activating protein SynGAP isoform X1, with product MDTSSKTWLPHQSQFGLVGQAEVCCGGGTGVLTPNQSRRASFASARQSSMETPPNATPQPFRQPSFLNRRLKGSIKRAKSQPKLDRTSSFRQMILPRFRSADQERTRLMQSFKESHSHESLLSPSSAAEALDLVLDEEAIIKPVHSSILGQEYCFEVTTNSGTKCFACRSASERDKWIENLQRAVKPNKDNSRRVDNVLKLWIIEARDLPAKKRYYCELCLDDMLYARTTSKPRTDTVFWGEHFEFNNLPTIRSLRLHLYKETDKKRRKEKSTYLGLVSIPISSITGRQFVEQWYPVIQSSVLAKSGGVGSTKVINASLRVKSRYQTMNILPMELYKEFAEYITNNYRTLCAVLEPLLSVKSKEEVAFALVHILQSTGKTKEFLSDMAMCEVDRFMDREHLIFRENTLATKAVEEYLKLIGHRYLKEAIGDFIRALYESEENCEVDPMRVPPSVLADHQANLRMCCELLLCKIINSLCIFPRELKEVFASWRARCAERGREDLADSLISSSLFLRFMCPAIMSPSLFNLMQEYPAERTSRTLTLIAKVMQNLASFSKFGPKEEYMYFMNEFLEMEWGSMQQFLYEISNMDTGGNAGGFEGYIDLGRELSMLHSLLWEVMGQLSKDAILKLGPLPRLLNDISVALRNPQLHMPTNHQPDRPKDRLFSRPSFNRLMSSDFQSLMMRDLNSSIDISRLPSPTTGVSAVESLSSNLNMRRHAERDLRSSREVFYVTRPPLARSSPAYCTSSSDITEPDPKVHSVNKSVSMMDLQDSRMNSISNLNSVGDMLTSSQASIAGLGHSFGNLGGPLRMGGHMPTGSAGSGLRLSQMGHIGGPTESISQQQQQAAAAMHFPLSFQNPLFHLAAQNSPAQAQPPPPPLLLAPEPENGHHDYAPAFGNSAFSRSEDLSALRSQSSLVQPSIVHSHSYSDDFTRQNQSNDFAWHQLSLQVQESLQQQHLMGVTSQTATGTGTPASLATPPTTVHPVRQTSIAPQQHLKSQRSINTSATATPPKVRPQSRNLLLESSETNFSGSQPKSRQTQQPPQQQQQQQQQQQQQQQTQQQQQETQLSVTDSPAPGLPYQTSSAKENQGPSAAAEESTDTPTKSTKKPQSSQLQPPQQHLLKPVVNKQGSQSTLNTPGANERTVAWVSNMPHLSADIESLRPDREGQLKEYSKSMDESRLERVREYEEEIHSLKERLKMSHRKLEEYEQRLMSQEQQTSKILQQYQCRLEDSERRLKQQQMEKDSQIKGIINRLMAVEDELRGGAIPDIKPRILTDQSINQGYGHPGS from the exons ACCAATCTCGCAGGGCAAGTTTTGCCTCTGCAAGACAGTCAAGCATGGAAACCCCTCCGAATGCCACCCCGCAGCCCTTCAGACAGCCG AGTTTCCTCAATCGGCGTTTGAAGGGCTCCATCAAGAGGGCCAAAAGTCAGCCCAAACTGGACCGGACGAGCAGCTTCAGACAGATGATTTTACCCCGTTTTCGTAGTGCTGACCAAGAGAG GACGCGCTTGATGCAGAGTTTCAAAGAATCCCACTCCCACGAGTCCCTACTTTCTCCCAGCAGTGCTGCAGAAGCTTTGGACCTAGTTTTGGATGAAGAGGCCATAATCAAACCTGTCCATTCTAGCATTTTAGGGCAAGAGTACTGCTTTGAG GTGACCACCAATTCAGGGACAAAATGTTTTGCCTGCCGATCAGCgtcagagagagacaaatgGATTGAAAATCTGCAACGAGCTGTCAAACCTAACAAG GATAACAGCAGACGGGTGGACAATGTGCTCAAGTTGTGGATCATTGAAGCTCGAGACCTCCCAGCTAAGAAACGCTATTATTGTGAGCTGTGCCTGGATGACATGCTGTATGCCCGCACCACCAGCAAACCCCGGACCGACACCGTCTTCTGGGGCGAGCATTTTGAATTTAACAATTTGCCTACCATTCGTAGCCTTCGTTTACACCTCTACaaggaaacagacaaaaaaagacgCAAG GAAAAAAGCACATACCTTGGCCTTGTCAGCATCCCCATCTCTAGCATCACGGGCCGGCAGTTTGTCGAGCAGTGGTACCCAGTGATACAGTCCAGTGTTTTGGCTAAAAGCGGAGGTGTTGGAAGCACCAAAGTCATCAACGCCTCACTTCGCGTCAAGTCTCGCTACCAGACAATGAACATCCTCCCGATGGAGCTGTACAAGGAATTTGCTGAGTACATTACCAACAACTACCGAACACTGTGCGCAGTTCTGGAGCCGCTGTTAAGTGTGAAAAGCAAAGAAGAGGTGGCTTTTGCTCTGGTGCACATCCTTCAAAGCACAGGGAAAACCAAG GAGTTCCTGTCTGACATGGCGATGTGTGAGGTGGATCGATTCATGGACCGTGAGCACTTGATTTTTCGGGAGAACACGCTCGCTACAAAGGCTGTGGAGGAGTACCTCAAACTGATTGGTCACAGATACCTCAAGGAGGCTATAG GTGACTTCATTCGAGCCTTATATGAGTCTGAGGAGAACTGTGAGGTGGACCCCATGCGTGTGCCGCCATCAGTCCTCGCTGACCATCAAGCTAACCTTCGCATGTGCTGCGAGCTGTTACTCTGCAAGATTATCAACTCTCTCTG CATTTTTCCCCGGGAGCTGAAGGAAGTTTTTGCCTCATGGAGAGCCAGATGTGCTGAGCGTGGAAGAGAAGATCTCGCTGACAGTCTCATCAGTTCCTCCCTGTTTCTTCGCTTCATGTGCCCAGCCATCATGTCCCCCTCCCTCTTCAACCTAATGCAGGAGTACCCGGCCGAACGCACTTCCcgcacactcacactcatagCCAAGGTGATGCAGAACCTGGCCAGTTTCAGCAA GTTTGGACCCAAGGAAgaatacatgtattttatgAACGAGTTCTTGGAGATGGAGTGGGGATCCATGCAGCAGTTTCTCTATGAGATTTCCAACATGGACACTGGAGGAAACGCTGGAGGCTTTGAGGGCTACATCGACCTTGGCAGAGAATTGTCCATGCTTCACAGCTTACTGTGGGAAGTCATGGGACAGCTTAGCAAG GACGCTATTCTCAAACTCGGACCCTTACCACGGCTGCTGAATGACATCAGTGTCGCCCTGAGGAATCCGCAGCTCCACATGCCTACAAATCACCAGCCAGATCGACCGAAGGACAGACTCTTCTCCCGGCCATCTTTCAATCGTCTCATGTCCTCCGACTTCCAAAGCCTTATGATGCGCGACTTAAACAG TTCGATAGACATCTCTCGCCTACCGTCCCCTACGACTGGAGTATCAGCCGTAGAATCCCTCTCATCCAACCTGAACATGAGGCGTCATGCAGAACGAGACCTCCGCTCATCCCGGGAAGTGTTCTACGTGACCCGTCCACCGCTGGCTCGATCCAGCCCCGCATACTGCACTAGCAGCTCAGACATCACCGAACCTGATCCAAAG gTCCACAGTGTGAATAAAAGTGTGTCCATGATGGATCTGCAGGACTCCCGCATGAACAGCATTTCCAACCTAAACTCTGTGGGAGACATGCTCACTTCCTCTCAAGCCTCCATTGCTGGCCTGGGCCACAGCTTCGGGAACCTCGGCGGTCCTCTTCGTATGGGAGGGCATATGCCCACAGGCTCAGCGGGCTCCGGTTTGAGGCTGAGCCAGATGGGCCACATAGGGGGGCCCACCGAATCCATCtctcaacagcagcagcaggcagcagcgGCCATGCACTTCCCCCTGTCTTTCCAGAACCCGCTATTCCATCTGGCTGCCCAGAACTCCCCAGCTCAGGCTCagcctcctccccctcctctcctcctcgcCCCCGAGCCTGAGAACGGCCACCATGACTATGCACCCGCCTTTGGCAACAGTGCTTTCTCCCGCAGTGAGGACTTGTCCGCCCTGCGGTCACAGAGCAGTCTGGTGCAGCCCAGCATTGTCCACTCACACAGTTACAGTGATGATTTCACCCGGCAGAATCAGAGCAATGACTTCGCCTGGCACCAGCTGTCTCTGCAAGTGCAG gagtctctccagcagcagcacctgATGGGAGTCACCTCTCAGACAGCAACTGGTACGGGCACCCCCGCCTCTTTGGCCACACCTCCCACTACTGTTCATCCTGTCCGTCAGACATCCATAGCCCCACAACAGCACCTCAAGTCACAGCGGTCCATTAACACTTCAGCCACTGCCACACCTCCAAAAGTACGCCCGCAGAGCAGGAACCTCCTCCTCGAGTCTTCGGAGACAAACTTCAGCGGCAGTCAGCCGAAGTCACGCCAAACTCAGCAGCCACcgcaacagcaacaacaacaacagcagcagcagcaacagcaacagcagacgcagcagcaacaacaggaGACGCAGCTGTCTGTGACAGACAGTCCGGCTCCCGGGCTCCCGTACCAGACAAGCTCCGCCAAAGAGAACCAGGGCCCGTCAGCAGCCGCGGAGGAGTCAACAGACACGCCAACAAAAAGCACCAAGAAGCCTCAATCGTCACAACTGCAGCCTCCACAGCAGCACCTGCTCAAGCCAGTTGTCAATAAACAG GGTTCTCAGTCGACATTGAACACCCCTGGCGCCAATGAACGAACAGTCGCCTGGGTGTCCAACATGCCACATCTCTCCGCTGACATTGAGAGCCTGCGGCCGGACCGTGAGGGTCAGCTGAAAGAATACTCCAAGAGCATGGATGAGTCACGGCTAGAGAGG GTAAGAGAGTatgaagaagaaatacattCCTTGAAGGAGCGGCTGAAGATGTCTCATCGCAAGCTTGAAGAATACGAGCAGAGACTTATGTCGCAGGAACAGCAGACAAGCAAGATCCTGCAGCAGTATCAGTGCCGCCTGGAAGACAGCGAGCGCCGCCTGAAGCAGCAGCAAATGGAGAAGGACTCTCAAATCAAAGGCATCATCAACAG ACTCATGGCTGTGGAAGATGAGCTGAGAGGGGGTGCCATTCCTGATATTAAGCCTCGAATCCTCACAGACCAG